From a single Okeanomitos corallinicola TIOX110 genomic region:
- a CDS encoding type II toxin-antitoxin system HicB family antitoxin, producing MNNYAVVYEWAGSNYSAYVPDLPGCVACGDTLQETEELIKEAIELYLEVLKEDGKPIPKPSTKVGQVAVTI from the coding sequence ATGAACAATTATGCAGTAGTCTATGAATGGGCGGGTAGTAATTATTCTGCTTATGTTCCAGACTTACCGGGATGTGTTGCTTGTGGTGATACCCTACAAGAAACAGAAGAACTCATTAAAGAAGCGATAGAATTGTATTTGGAAGTATTAAAAGAAGATGGAAAACCTATACCCAAACCTTCTACAAAAGTTGGTCAAGTTGCAGTGACAATATAA
- the alaS gene encoding alanine--tRNA ligase → MSSTPQYLSGNDIRALFLDFYTQRGHQPLPSASLVPEDPTVLLTIAGMLPFKPIFLGQRTPEFKRATTSQKCIRTNDIENVGRTKRHHTFFEMLGNFSFGDYFKAQAIAWGWEISTQVFRLPPERLVVSVFEEDDEAFNIWKDKIGVNEKRIKRMGADDNFWVSGPTGPCGPCSEIYYDFHPELGDDHIDLEDDTRFIEFYNLVFMQYNRDAEGNLTPLQNKNIDTGMGLERMAQILQKVPNNYETDLIFPIIETAAKIANIDYHQSDEKTKVSLKVIGDHVRSVVHMIADQIRASNVGRGYVLRRLIRRVVRHGRLIGISGAFINQVAETAISLSESVYPNLRERETAIKAELAREEANFLKTLDNGEKLLTEVITEVKQKGQNVISGESAFTLYDTFGFPLELTQEIAEENQLTVDIDGFNVEMQKQIERAKAAHQTIDLTVQGSLDKLAEHIHSTEFLGYTQNQATAKVEVLLVNGISQEEAEAGTEVQIVLDKTPFYAESGGQIGDKGYISGDGILIRIEDVKKESDFFIHLGKIERGTIRIGDNITAQIDTACRRRAQANHTATHLLQAALKKVVDESISQAGSLVSFDRLRFDFNAPHALTVEEVQQVEDLVNTWISEAHSANIEVLPIAEAKAKGAVAMFGEKYGDEVRVIDFPGVSMELCGGTHVNNTGEIGVFKIISEAGGSAGVRRIEAVSGAAVLDYLNVRDQVTKDLCFRFKIKPEEIPERITILQTELRNRDKEIENLKSELAIVKSDSLLSTTETIGEHKIIVAQMEDVDAESLKAAAERLLQKIGNGAVVLGSIPEEGKVSIVAAFSSEVNKKGIQAGKFVGNVAKICGGGGGGKPNLAQAGGRDASKLPQALETAKNDLLAGLK, encoded by the coding sequence ATGTCTTCAACTCCCCAGTATCTTAGCGGTAACGATATTCGCGCTTTATTCCTTGACTTCTACACCCAACGAGGACACCAACCCCTCCCTAGTGCTTCCCTCGTACCGGAAGATCCCACCGTACTGCTAACCATTGCAGGGATGCTACCATTTAAACCCATATTTTTAGGACAGCGCACACCGGAATTTAAACGCGCTACCACTTCTCAAAAGTGTATCCGTACCAATGATATCGAAAATGTGGGACGGACAAAACGCCACCATACATTTTTTGAGATGTTGGGTAATTTTAGCTTTGGTGATTATTTTAAAGCACAAGCGATCGCCTGGGGTTGGGAAATTTCTACCCAAGTTTTTCGTTTACCTCCCGAACGTTTAGTAGTTAGTGTATTTGAAGAAGACGACGAAGCATTTAACATCTGGAAAGATAAAATTGGTGTGAATGAAAAACGCATTAAACGCATGGGTGCAGATGATAATTTCTGGGTTTCTGGTCCCACTGGTCCCTGCGGTCCTTGTTCAGAAATTTATTATGATTTTCACCCAGAATTAGGAGATGATCACATTGATTTAGAAGATGATACCCGATTTATCGAGTTTTATAACTTGGTATTTATGCAATATAATCGGGACGCAGAAGGAAATCTCACCCCATTACAAAATAAGAACATAGATACAGGAATGGGTTTAGAGAGAATGGCGCAAATTCTCCAAAAAGTTCCTAATAATTATGAAACAGATTTGATTTTTCCGATTATTGAAACTGCGGCGAAAATTGCTAACATTGACTATCATCAAAGTGATGAAAAAACCAAAGTTTCATTAAAAGTCATTGGTGATCATGTTCGTTCTGTTGTACACATGATTGCAGATCAAATTCGTGCTTCTAATGTGGGTAGAGGTTACGTTTTAAGAAGATTAATTCGTCGTGTTGTGAGACATGGAAGATTAATCGGAATTTCCGGTGCATTTATTAACCAAGTTGCAGAAACAGCAATTTCTTTATCTGAATCAGTTTATCCGAATTTAAGAGAAAGAGAAACCGCAATTAAAGCAGAATTAGCTAGAGAAGAAGCCAACTTCTTAAAAACCTTAGATAACGGTGAAAAACTATTAACAGAAGTTATCACCGAAGTTAAACAAAAAGGTCAAAATGTAATTAGCGGTGAAAGTGCTTTTACCTTATATGATACCTTTGGTTTCCCATTAGAATTAACTCAAGAAATTGCCGAAGAAAATCAACTAACTGTTGATATTGATGGTTTTAATGTGGAAATGCAAAAACAAATAGAACGTGCAAAAGCAGCACACCAAACCATTGATTTAACTGTCCAAGGTTCATTAGATAAATTAGCAGAACATATCCACTCTACCGAATTTTTAGGATATACCCAAAACCAAGCAACAGCAAAAGTTGAAGTATTGTTAGTTAATGGTATTTCCCAAGAAGAAGCGGAAGCAGGAACAGAAGTACAAATTGTTCTGGATAAAACCCCATTTTATGCGGAATCTGGTGGACAAATTGGAGATAAAGGTTATATTTCCGGTGATGGAATTTTAATCAGAATTGAAGATGTGAAAAAAGAATCTGATTTCTTTATTCACTTGGGAAAAATAGAACGTGGTACAATTAGAATCGGTGATAATATTACCGCTCAAATTGACACCGCTTGTCGTCGTCGCGCTCAAGCTAACCACACAGCAACCCACTTATTACAAGCAGCATTAAAGAAAGTAGTTGATGAAAGCATTTCCCAAGCTGGATCATTAGTTTCTTTTGATAGATTGCGGTTTGATTTTAATGCTCCCCATGCGTTAACTGTGGAAGAAGTTCAACAGGTTGAAGACTTAGTAAATACCTGGATTTCGGAAGCACATTCCGCAAATATTGAGGTGTTACCGATAGCAGAAGCAAAAGCTAAAGGTGCAGTGGCAATGTTTGGGGAAAAATATGGTGATGAAGTTAGAGTTATAGATTTCCCTGGTGTTTCGATGGAATTATGCGGGGGAACTCACGTTAATAATACCGGAGAAATAGGAGTTTTCAAAATCATCTCAGAAGCGGGTGGTTCTGCGGGAGTAAGAAGAATAGAAGCAGTTTCCGGTGCTGCGGTTTTAGATTATTTGAACGTGCGAGATCAAGTAACTAAAGATTTGTGTTTCCGCTTTAAAATCAAACCCGAAGAAATACCAGAAAGAATCACAATTTTACAAACTGAACTTCGCAACAGAGACAAGGAAATTGAGAATTTAAAATCAGAATTAGCAATAGTTAAATCTGACAGTTTATTATCAACAACAGAAACCATCGGAGAACATAAAATTATAGTTGCACAGATGGAAGATGTGGATGCAGAATCATTAAAAGCTGCTGCGGAAAGACTGCTGCAAAAAATTGGTAATGGTGCTGTGGTTTTAGGTTCAATTCCTGAAGAGGGTAAGGTAAGTATTGTTGCTGCTTTTAGTTCTGAGGTGAATAAAAAAGGAATTCAAGCGGGTAAATTTGTAGGAAATGTAGCGAAAATTTGTGGTGGTGGTGGTGGTGGAAAACCCAATCTCGCGCAAGCTGGGGGAAGGGATGCTAGTAAGTTACCGCAAGCTTTGGAAACTGCGAAAAATGATTTATTAGCAGGGTTGAAATAG
- a CDS encoding Uma2 family endonuclease, giving the protein MYQTDPPLSPKETLPTMYDLPSEDPEEKGLPDQFHLLQPQLLGDTFLPPHYSSEEIFTGSDMNLYYDSRHPLWYKRPDWFAILGVPYLYGDNKDLRLSYVVWQEAVNPYIVVELLSPGTEKEDLGQTLRDVEKPPGKWEIYEQILRVPYYAIFYPYQSDFRMFQLNGVHEVSLKENRYTEITLTDNRFWIPSIELGLGVWEGSYKNVNMPCLRWYDKDGNWVLTPTEFERQRADQERQRAEQERQKTEKLIAQLRALGVEPEID; this is encoded by the coding sequence ATGTATCAAACAGATCCGCCACTTTCCCCCAAAGAAACATTACCCACAATGTATGATCTACCGAGTGAAGATCCAGAAGAGAAGGGTTTGCCAGATCAATTTCATTTATTACAACCACAATTATTAGGAGATACATTTCTTCCTCCTCACTATTCTAGTGAAGAAATATTTACTGGTAGTGACATGAATTTGTATTATGATTCTCGTCATCCATTGTGGTATAAACGTCCTGATTGGTTTGCGATTTTAGGTGTTCCTTATTTGTATGGTGATAATAAGGATTTAAGATTAAGTTATGTGGTTTGGCAAGAAGCAGTTAATCCTTACATTGTGGTAGAATTATTATCACCGGGAACAGAAAAAGAAGACTTAGGTCAAACATTGCGAGATGTGGAAAAACCGCCTGGTAAATGGGAAATTTATGAGCAGATTTTAAGAGTACCTTATTATGCAATTTTTTATCCTTATCAATCTGATTTTAGGATGTTTCAATTAAATGGCGTTCACGAAGTGTCTCTGAAAGAGAATCGCTATACCGAAATCACTTTAACAGATAATCGGTTTTGGATACCCAGCATAGAATTAGGTTTAGGAGTTTGGGAAGGGAGTTATAAAAATGTGAATATGCCTTGTTTACGATGGTATGATAAGGATGGAAATTGGGTATTAACTCCCACAGAATTTGAAAGACAACGTGCAGATCAAGAAAGACAACGTGCAGAACAGGAGAGACAAAAGACAGAAAAATTAATTGCCCAATTGCGTGCTTTAGGTGTTGAACCTGAGATAGATTAA
- a CDS encoding ATP-dependent Zn protease codes for MNQTAINLIAISVFLMTLSTLLGPLINLSPTIPALTIIGFLGIATLDNFSFQGKGGTIVLDWLARLSPEYKERIIHHEAGHFLVAHLLGINVNGYTLSAWEAWRNGQPGQGGVILEDSEIAKQLERGKIGVSMVERYSNIWMAGIAAEMLVFKSAEGGGDDKARLNQFLTALGFEEKVFEQKQRFHLLQAKNLIQENWEKYQSLVDAMRKGVDVEDCKQLIGEIAKS; via the coding sequence ATGAATCAAACCGCTATCAATCTTATTGCCATTTCTGTTTTTTTGATGACTCTTTCTACTTTGTTGGGACCTTTAATTAATCTTTCTCCCACTATCCCCGCTTTAACTATTATCGGCTTTTTAGGAATTGCCACTTTAGATAATTTCAGTTTTCAAGGTAAGGGAGGAACGATAGTTTTAGATTGGTTAGCGCGACTTTCTCCAGAATATAAAGAACGCATTATACATCATGAGGCAGGACATTTTTTAGTAGCTCATTTATTAGGAATTAATGTTAATGGTTATACTTTAAGTGCTTGGGAAGCATGGAGAAACGGACAACCAGGACAAGGGGGAGTAATATTAGAAGATAGTGAAATTGCTAAACAGTTAGAACGTGGAAAAATTGGGGTTTCAATGGTAGAAAGATATTCTAATATTTGGATGGCAGGAATAGCCGCAGAAATGTTAGTTTTTAAATCTGCGGAAGGTGGTGGAGATGATAAAGCCAGGTTAAATCAATTTTTAACAGCTTTAGGTTTTGAAGAAAAAGTTTTTGAGCAGAAACAGAGATTTCATTTACTGCAAGCTAAAAATTTAATCCAGGAAAATTGGGAGAAATATCAAAGTTTAGTAGATGCAATGAGAAAAGGGGTAGATGTGGAAGATTGTAAACAATTAATTGGTGAGATTGCTAAATCATAG
- a CDS encoding Uma2 family endonuclease → MQSALNILTVEQYLEAEQYSDIRHEYVAGQVFAMVGASEEHNLIATNIIAIFRPHLRGSSCRAFVSDMKVKIKVKNADIFYYPDIMVTCNPEDKAKYFKTQPSLIIEVLSNSTATIDKREKRINYQTIDSLQEYVLIYQNEIKIEVFRKDNQGNWLMEILGENDKLYLHSVDLTLTMADIYEDVREIKN, encoded by the coding sequence ATGCAATCTGCCTTAAATATTTTGACTGTTGAACAATACCTAGAAGCAGAACAGTATAGCGATATCCGCCATGAATATGTAGCCGGACAAGTTTTTGCAATGGTAGGAGCTAGTGAAGAACATAACCTCATTGCTACTAATATCATTGCAATTTTTCGTCCTCACTTGCGTGGAAGTTCCTGTCGTGCTTTTGTATCAGATATGAAAGTCAAAATAAAAGTCAAAAATGCTGACATTTTCTATTATCCTGATATTATGGTTACTTGTAATCCTGAAGATAAAGCCAAATATTTTAAAACTCAGCCCAGTTTAATTATAGAAGTTTTATCTAATTCCACAGCAACCATAGATAAACGAGAAAAAAGAATCAATTATCAAACCATAGACAGCTTACAAGAATATGTTTTAATTTACCAAAATGAAATCAAAATAGAAGTTTTCAGAAAGGATAATCAAGGAAATTGGTTAATGGAAATATTAGGAGAAAACGACAAACTATATTTACATTCAGTAGACTTAACATTAACAATGGCAGATATTTATGAAGATGTCAGAGAAATTAAAAATTAA
- the msrA gene encoding peptide-methionine (S)-S-oxide reductase MsrA, translating into MGIFGFGKKLEIPTPEQALPGRTQQMPVPASHFVNSNPLKPPFPDGMETAMFGLGCFWGAERKFWQQNGVYSTSVGYAAGYTPNPTYREVCTGMTGHNEVVFVVFDPQVITYSQLLKVFWESHNPTQGMRQGNDSGTQYRSGIYVYSPEQKQLAEASKNAFQAALNEAGYGKITTEILDAPEFYYAEDYHQQYLAKNPGGYCGLGGTNVACPVGVFETALPQGGN; encoded by the coding sequence ATGGGCATATTTGGATTTGGTAAAAAACTGGAAATACCTACACCAGAACAAGCACTACCAGGACGCACACAACAGATGCCAGTACCCGCATCACACTTTGTCAACAGCAACCCGTTAAAACCCCCCTTTCCCGACGGTATGGAAACCGCTATGTTTGGTTTAGGCTGCTTTTGGGGTGCAGAACGCAAATTCTGGCAACAAAACGGAGTTTACAGCACTTCCGTAGGTTATGCGGCTGGTTATACACCGAACCCCACCTACAGAGAAGTTTGCACTGGGATGACAGGCCATAATGAAGTGGTATTTGTAGTATTTGATCCCCAAGTTATCACTTATTCCCAACTGTTAAAAGTCTTCTGGGAAAGCCATAACCCCACCCAAGGAATGCGTCAAGGTAATGACAGCGGTACTCAATACCGTTCGGGAATTTACGTATATTCCCCAGAACAAAAGCAACTTGCAGAAGCTTCTAAAAATGCTTTTCAAGCAGCTTTAAATGAGGCTGGTTATGGCAAAATTACCACCGAGATTTTAGATGCACCTGAGTTTTATTATGCTGAAGATTACCATCAACAGTATTTAGCTAAAAACCCCGGTGGTTATTGTGGTTTAGGTGGTACTAACGTTGCTTGTCCTGTGGGTGTGTTTGAAACCGCATTACCTCAAGGTGGAAATTAG
- a CDS encoding serine/threonine-protein kinase, with the protein MLQAEELLQNRYQIQRQLGSNGIRQTWLAKDLQTIDEKNALVVVKLLAFGGAVQWDDLKLFEREGQILKQLNHPFIPKYIDYFCIDDRNLWFGLVQEYIPGKSLKDKLNDEGRFVENNSRTIAIQVLEILTYLHELKPGVLHRDIKPSNLIWGEDNQIYLVDFGAVQDKAAKEGVTFTVVGTYGYAPIEQFGGRAVPASDLYALGATLIHLLTGICPADLPQTDFKIQFTDYVSLSLSFENWLKKVTAPLPEQRFSDANQALNALKSGEIYFQNREVEHLDIKDVINNSGCGMFNKYAKVPNDILGWNWGAFLMPCLWLWTNKVWVGLVCFVPIFGFIMAIILGFKGNEWAWKSRRWRNIEQFKNHQRGWAIGGIMIGAPMSIIFWIYSLTSLLGLIF; encoded by the coding sequence ATGCTGCAAGCAGAAGAACTATTACAAAATCGTTATCAAATCCAACGTCAACTAGGTAGTAATGGCATTCGTCAGACTTGGTTAGCTAAAGATTTACAAACCATAGATGAGAAAAATGCTTTAGTGGTTGTAAAGCTTCTGGCTTTTGGTGGCGCTGTGCAATGGGATGATCTAAAATTATTTGAAAGAGAAGGACAGATTTTAAAACAACTCAATCATCCCTTTATACCTAAATATATTGATTATTTTTGTATTGATGATCGCAATTTGTGGTTTGGTTTAGTCCAAGAATATATCCCTGGTAAATCACTCAAAGACAAACTGAATGATGAAGGAAGATTTGTAGAAAATAATTCTAGAACAATTGCTATTCAAGTTTTAGAGATTCTGACTTATTTACATGAATTAAAACCAGGAGTTTTACATCGAGATATTAAACCGAGTAATTTAATTTGGGGAGAAGATAACCAAATTTATTTAGTTGATTTTGGTGCAGTGCAAGATAAAGCAGCAAAAGAAGGAGTGACTTTTACCGTTGTTGGTACTTATGGTTATGCACCGATAGAACAATTTGGCGGCCGCGCAGTTCCTGCATCAGATTTATATGCTTTAGGTGCAACATTAATTCATTTATTAACTGGGATTTGTCCAGCAGATTTACCACAAACAGATTTTAAAATACAATTTACAGATTATGTAAGTTTAAGTTTATCTTTTGAAAACTGGTTAAAAAAGGTAACAGCACCATTACCAGAACAACGTTTTAGTGATGCAAATCAAGCCCTAAATGCTCTCAAATCTGGGGAAATATATTTTCAAAACAGAGAAGTTGAACACTTAGATATTAAAGATGTCATTAACAATTCTGGATGTGGAATGTTTAATAAATATGCAAAAGTTCCAAATGACATTTTAGGTTGGAATTGGGGAGCATTTTTAATGCCTTGTTTGTGGTTATGGACTAATAAGGTTTGGGTTGGTTTAGTTTGTTTTGTGCCTATTTTTGGATTTATAATGGCGATTATATTGGGTTTTAAAGGTAATGAATGGGCTTGGAAAAGTAGACGTTGGCGCAATATTGAACAATTTAAAAATCATCAACGAGGTTGGGCTATAGGTGGTATTATGATTGGCGCACCAATGAGTATTATATTTTGGATTTATTCCCTGACATCTTTACTAGGTCTTATATTTTAA
- a CDS encoding adenylate/guanylate cyclase domain-containing protein: MNYRKDIGINQIEALLTSQISDLEIDVTQVESYKEQRRRFILKRLQLQTKIMLIVGLTLTAFFVWNNQPLNGKFNALKIGLLIEALIFLCWVLCKTKLGNKYPQILFLNLSWAVTCVIQIYTAVLFNFVEPFYNIWNLVFITQATMIPVLWRYHLISQVGTLVCYLALYIIYNPTFRNKPYFYIENGIYLFWTGVICIFSVYLYEKLKKKEFRATQKLQIAQQQSEKLLLNILPQVIADQLKLQPTTIADSFLEVTVLFADIVGFTELSSHTPPSQLVELLNEIFCLFDELAELHGVEKIKTIGDAYMAVAGLPKHRSDHATAIADMALDMQQSIAKFNQEQNQSFRIRIGISTGPVVAGVIGLKKFAYDLWGDTVNTASRMESHGIPGCIQVSENCYHLLKEKYILETRGLIKIKGKGEMITYLLQGIQK; this comes from the coding sequence ATGAATTATAGAAAAGATATTGGTATAAATCAAATAGAGGCACTATTAACTTCCCAAATCTCGGATTTAGAAATAGATGTAACTCAAGTTGAATCCTACAAAGAACAAAGGCGACGTTTTATACTCAAGCGGTTGCAATTACAAACAAAAATTATGTTGATTGTGGGTTTAACATTAACTGCTTTTTTTGTTTGGAATAATCAACCTTTAAATGGTAAGTTTAATGCTTTAAAAATCGGTTTATTAATAGAGGCTTTAATTTTTCTTTGTTGGGTACTATGTAAAACTAAATTAGGTAATAAGTATCCACAAATTTTGTTTTTAAACTTATCCTGGGCTGTTACTTGTGTCATCCAAATTTATACAGCAGTTTTATTTAATTTCGTAGAACCATTTTATAATATTTGGAACTTGGTATTTATTACCCAAGCAACAATGATTCCTGTTCTATGGCGTTATCATTTAATATCCCAAGTGGGTACTTTAGTATGTTATTTAGCATTATACATAATCTACAATCCTACGTTTAGAAACAAACCATATTTTTATATAGAAAATGGGATTTACTTATTTTGGACAGGAGTAATTTGTATATTTTCTGTTTATTTGTATGAAAAATTGAAGAAAAAGGAATTTAGAGCTACACAAAAATTACAAATAGCACAACAACAATCAGAGAAATTACTATTAAATATCTTACCCCAAGTCATAGCAGATCAATTAAAACTACAACCCACAACCATAGCTGATAGCTTTTTAGAAGTCACAGTTTTATTTGCGGATATTGTGGGATTCACAGAACTTTCTAGCCATACTCCTCCATCACAACTAGTAGAATTATTAAATGAAATTTTTTGTTTATTTGATGAACTAGCAGAACTACATGGAGTAGAAAAAATCAAAACTATTGGTGATGCTTATATGGCCGTTGCAGGTTTACCAAAACATCGCAGTGATCACGCTACAGCTATAGCAGATATGGCTTTAGATATGCAGCAATCAATCGCTAAATTTAACCAAGAACAAAATCAATCATTTAGAATTAGAATTGGCATTAGTACAGGGCCAGTAGTTGCAGGTGTAATCGGATTAAAAAAATTTGCTTATGATTTATGGGGTGATACAGTCAATACTGCTAGTAGAATGGAATCTCACGGTATACCAGGTTGTATTCAGGTAAGTGAAAACTGTTATCATTTGTTAAAAGAAAAGTATATTTTAGAAACCCGTGGTTTGATAAAAATTAAAGGCAAAGGAGAAATGATCACTTATTTATTACAGGGAATTCAGAAGTAA
- a CDS encoding DEAD/DEAH box helicase family protein, which yields MGRNPTLTFDRGTLILHPPPRCKAWIDFATWDDRIEKFRIPAIKYRELVEALQGEETYFVDEAKEFSPLELVPSLEMTPYPHQTEALAAWKLAGRQGVVVLPTAAGKTYLAQMAMQATPRTTLIVVPTLDLMHQWYAHLTAAFPDAELGLLGGGSRDRTPILVATYDSAAIHAESLGSKYALVIFDECHHLPTDFNRVIAEYAIAPYRLGLSATPERTDGKHTDLDILIGKEVYRQRAEDLAGKALASHQIVQIKVKLSQLEREKYNQLIQTRNDFLKQSRISLGSLQGWQTFVQMSARSQNGRRAMLAHRQAKEIALGTDGKLRILMDLLAEHFPERILIFTADNATVYRISQDLLIPAITHQTPVKERHEILTNFKEGIYNTLVASHVLNEGVDVPAASIAIILSGTGSAREYIQRLGRVLRKGNVENKQAILYEVIAEDTSEEGTSARRRGLRGNEPQKREEHEGKNDHKEEKKKVRKGNLKVVYGGKEERTAKAAEQLEIKYSTNKDKKKDVDNGVTDSSSKRRRNHPEETET from the coding sequence ATGGGTCGCAACCCTACTTTAACTTTTGATCGTGGTACGTTAATTTTACACCCTCCCCCACGCTGTAAAGCTTGGATAGACTTTGCAACATGGGATGATAGAATTGAAAAGTTTCGCATTCCTGCTATTAAGTACCGTGAATTAGTAGAAGCACTGCAAGGGGAAGAAACTTATTTTGTAGATGAGGCTAAGGAATTTTCTCCTTTGGAGTTAGTCCCTAGTCTAGAAATGACTCCATACCCCCATCAAACCGAGGCTTTAGCGGCTTGGAAGTTGGCAGGTAGGCAGGGGGTTGTGGTGTTACCTACGGCGGCGGGGAAGACGTATTTAGCACAGATGGCTATGCAAGCTACACCCCGGACGACGTTAATTGTTGTGCCAACTTTGGATTTGATGCACCAGTGGTATGCACATCTGACAGCGGCTTTTCCTGATGCGGAGTTGGGTTTGTTGGGGGGTGGTTCACGGGATAGAACCCCGATTTTGGTAGCAACCTATGATAGTGCGGCTATTCATGCGGAAAGTTTGGGTAGTAAGTATGCGCTGGTAATTTTTGATGAATGTCACCATTTACCTACAGATTTTAACCGAGTAATTGCGGAATATGCGATCGCCCCCTATCGTTTGGGACTTTCTGCAACACCGGAAAGAACGGATGGTAAACATACTGATTTAGATATTCTTATCGGTAAAGAAGTTTATCGGCAGCGTGCGGAAGATTTGGCGGGTAAGGCTTTAGCATCTCATCAAATTGTGCAAATAAAGGTGAAATTATCGCAGTTAGAACGAGAAAAATACAATCAGTTAATTCAAACTCGCAATGATTTTTTAAAGCAATCTCGCATTTCTTTGGGTAGTTTACAAGGTTGGCAGACTTTTGTACAAATGAGTGCGCGATCGCAAAATGGACGCAGAGCAATGTTAGCACATCGGCAAGCTAAAGAAATCGCTCTGGGGACTGATGGTAAGTTAAGAATTTTAATGGATTTATTAGCTGAACATTTCCCAGAAAGGATATTGATTTTTACTGCTGACAATGCTACTGTTTATCGCATTTCTCAAGATTTATTAATCCCGGCAATTACTCACCAAACTCCTGTGAAGGAAAGGCATGAAATTTTAACTAATTTTAAGGAAGGAATTTATAATACTTTGGTTGCTTCTCATGTTTTAAATGAGGGGGTTGATGTTCCTGCTGCTTCTATCGCTATTATTCTTTCTGGTACTGGTTCAGCTAGGGAATATATTCAGCGTTTGGGTAGGGTTTTAAGAAAGGGAAATGTGGAAAATAAACAAGCGATTTTATATGAAGTAATTGCCGAAGATACCAGTGAGGAGGGAACTTCAGCCAGGAGAAGAGGTTTAAGAGGGAATGAACCACAGAAACGAGAAGAACACGAAGGTAAGAATGATCACAAAGAAGAGAAAAAGAAGGTAAGAAAGGGGAATTTAAAAGTTGTTTATGGAGGTAAGGAAGAAAGAACTGCTAAAGCTGCTGAACAGTTAGAAATTAAGTATTCCACTAATAAAGATAAGAAGAAAGATGTTGACAACGGAGTTACTGATTCATCGTCAAAACGGAGAAGAAATCATCCCGAAGAGACTGAAACTTGA